In a genomic window of Nodosilinea sp. E11:
- a CDS encoding PRC-barrel domain-containing protein: protein MTLDKYRLRSDFLGTQVITRNSGQRLGVVSQVWVDVDQREVVAIGLRENIMSGLVSSTQQVMALTNIRQIGDVILVDDEAALDDEMSVAAYSTLVNCEVITETGEPLGRVRGFKFDVTNGRIETIVIASFGLPQIPDQVISTYELSIDEVVSSGPDRLIVFEGAEEKMVQLSVGLLERLGIGSAPWDRNDDSEYIMPVSTANQLPSGVQVPAEFSKARPAAAEERWSDDDWGEPERIEEPLQAQQPAERYQAATMDEPSSYKAYDADFQDVTEDVWTEEDEGDPYEAKPLNIPQKKKVTEYEEELDY from the coding sequence ATGACCTTAGACAAATATCGTCTCCGTTCAGACTTCTTAGGCACCCAGGTAATTACTCGCAACTCTGGCCAACGGCTAGGAGTTGTCAGTCAGGTTTGGGTTGACGTAGACCAACGAGAAGTTGTGGCCATTGGCCTACGAGAAAATATTATGTCTGGGCTGGTTTCAAGCACTCAACAGGTGATGGCCCTCACCAACATTCGTCAAATTGGCGACGTCATTTTAGTCGATGACGAAGCCGCCCTCGACGACGAAATGAGCGTCGCCGCCTACAGCACCCTGGTCAACTGCGAAGTCATTACCGAAACCGGAGAACCCCTCGGTCGAGTGCGCGGGTTTAAGTTTGACGTTACCAATGGCCGCATCGAAACCATTGTGATCGCCTCTTTTGGTTTGCCACAAATTCCTGACCAGGTGATTAGTACCTACGAGCTCTCCATCGATGAAGTGGTCAGCAGTGGCCCCGATCGCCTAATTGTGTTTGAAGGCGCTGAAGAAAAAATGGTACAGCTCAGCGTTGGCCTGCTCGAACGTTTGGGCATTGGCAGCGCCCCGTGGGATCGCAACGACGATAGCGAATACATCATGCCGGTGTCGACGGCCAACCAGTTGCCCTCAGGGGTGCAGGTGCCCGCCGAGTTTTCTAAGGCCCGCCCCGCCGCTGCTGAAGAGCGCTGGAGCGACGACGACTGGGGTGAACCCGAGCGCATTGAAGAACCTCTCCAAGCGCAGCAACCCGCCGAGCGCTACCAGGCCGCCACCATGGATGAGCCCAGCAGCTACAAAGCCTACGACGCCGACTTCCAAGATGTCACCGAAGACGTTTGGACAGAGGAAGACGAAGGGGATCCCTACGAAGCCAAACCGCTCAACATTCCTCAAAAGAAAAAAGTCACCGAATACGAAGAAGAGCTGGACTACTAG
- a CDS encoding RraA family protein: MNTPSKFAACSPTAYADVLGPQYCMDIGLRTLWPRPPRLAGPAYTVCCPAADNLMLHAAIYRAAPGDVIVVKAGDVNYAMAGGNVCAIAQQRGIAGLVVDGVIRDLAEVREAQFPVFARGVMPVPGQKKQLGTLNQPIVCGGVQVNPGDIVVADEEGIIVIPSAQQEATWRAAQQRTAQDEAQSLADWAVNHRAKVEQALQSLGFIDER, translated from the coding sequence GTGAACACCCCCTCCAAATTTGCGGCCTGCTCTCCTACTGCCTACGCCGATGTTCTGGGGCCGCAGTACTGTATGGATATCGGCTTGCGAACCCTTTGGCCCCGCCCGCCCCGGTTGGCTGGCCCAGCCTATACCGTCTGTTGCCCAGCCGCAGACAACCTAATGCTCCATGCCGCCATTTACCGAGCTGCACCGGGGGATGTGATCGTGGTGAAAGCCGGCGATGTCAACTATGCCATGGCGGGGGGCAATGTCTGTGCGATCGCCCAACAGCGCGGCATCGCTGGCCTGGTTGTCGATGGCGTGATTCGCGATCTGGCCGAAGTTAGGGAAGCCCAGTTTCCAGTGTTTGCCCGTGGGGTAATGCCGGTGCCCGGTCAGAAAAAGCAGCTAGGCACCCTAAACCAGCCTATTGTCTGTGGCGGTGTACAGGTCAACCCTGGGGATATTGTCGTGGCCGATGAAGAGGGCATTATCGTGATTCCATCGGCCCAGCAAGAAGCGACCTGGCGGGCCGCTCAGCAGCGTACGGCCCAAGATGAGGCCCAGTCACTGGCCGATTGGGCCGTCAACCATCGCGCCAAAGTTGAGCAAGCCTTGCAGTCTTTGGGCTTTATAGACGAGCGCTAA
- the gndA gene encoding NADP-dependent phosphogluconate dehydrogenase gives MAQSFGVIGLAVMGENLALNVESKGFPVAVYNRTAAVTEKFMATRAQGKNVKAAYSLEEFVQSLERPRRILVMVKAGGPVDAVIDQLRPLLDDGDMIMDGGNSLYEDTERRTKDLESTGLRFIGMGVSGGEEGALLGPSLMPGGTRAAYDSIEPIVKKIAAQVDDGPCVTYIGPRGAGHYVKMVHNGIEYGDMQLIAEAYDLMKSVLGLNHNQLFDVFSEWNLTDELNSFLIEITADIFTNIDSDTNTPLVELIMDAAGQKGTGRWTVMSALELGVGIPTITAAVNARIMSSIKEERVAASKELDGPVVNFDGDVKAMVNKIRDALYCSKICSYAQGMALIGAASKHYEYDVNLGETARIWKGGCIIRAGFLNKIKHAYDENPSLPNLLLAPEFKQTILDRQTAWREVIAMAATFGIPVPAFSASLDYFDSYRRDRLPQNLTQAQRDYFGAHTYVRVDKEGTFHTEWQKAPARV, from the coding sequence ATGGCACAGAGTTTTGGTGTAATTGGCCTCGCTGTTATGGGCGAGAATCTGGCCCTCAACGTTGAGAGCAAAGGCTTTCCGGTGGCCGTGTACAACCGCACCGCCGCCGTGACTGAGAAATTTATGGCTACTCGCGCCCAGGGCAAAAACGTAAAAGCCGCCTATAGCCTTGAAGAATTTGTTCAATCCCTGGAGCGACCCCGACGCATTTTGGTCATGGTAAAGGCGGGTGGCCCTGTGGATGCGGTGATCGACCAGCTGCGCCCGCTGCTGGATGACGGCGACATGATCATGGACGGCGGCAACTCCCTCTACGAAGATACTGAGCGCCGCACCAAAGACCTAGAATCTACTGGCCTGCGGTTTATCGGCATGGGGGTAAGCGGCGGCGAAGAGGGCGCGCTGCTCGGCCCCAGCCTAATGCCCGGTGGCACTCGTGCCGCCTACGACTCGATCGAGCCCATTGTCAAAAAAATCGCCGCCCAGGTGGATGACGGCCCCTGTGTCACCTACATTGGCCCGCGCGGTGCAGGCCACTACGTCAAAATGGTGCACAACGGCATTGAGTACGGCGATATGCAGCTAATCGCCGAGGCCTACGATCTGATGAAGAGCGTGCTCGGCCTCAACCACAACCAGCTGTTTGATGTATTTAGCGAATGGAATCTCACCGACGAGCTGAATTCATTTTTGATTGAAATCACCGCCGATATTTTCACCAATATTGACAGTGACACCAACACGCCTTTGGTTGAGTTGATCATGGATGCGGCGGGCCAGAAGGGCACCGGACGCTGGACGGTGATGAGCGCTCTGGAACTGGGCGTGGGCATTCCCACCATTACGGCGGCGGTGAATGCGCGGATTATGTCATCCATCAAAGAGGAGCGGGTAGCGGCGTCTAAGGAACTCGATGGCCCAGTGGTTAACTTTGACGGCGATGTCAAAGCGATGGTGAACAAGATTCGCGACGCGCTGTACTGCTCAAAGATTTGCTCCTATGCCCAGGGTATGGCGTTGATTGGCGCGGCCTCGAAGCACTACGAGTATGACGTCAACCTGGGTGAAACCGCCCGGATTTGGAAGGGGGGCTGCATTATTCGTGCTGGCTTCTTGAACAAGATTAAGCACGCCTACGACGAAAACCCTAGTCTGCCCAACCTGCTGCTGGCTCCTGAGTTTAAGCAGACGATTCTCGATCGCCAGACTGCCTGGCGCGAAGTGATCGCGATGGCGGCGACCTTTGGCATTCCGGTACCGGCGTTTAGCGCCTCGCTCGATTACTTTGACAGCTACCGGCGCGATCGCCTGCCGCAAAATCTGACCCAGGCTCAGCGTGACTACTTTGGAGCCCACACCTATGTGCGGGTCGATAAGGAGGGCACGTTCCACACCGAGTGGCAAAAGGCTCCGGCGCGGGTGTAA
- a CDS encoding glutathione S-transferase family protein: protein MAGLPPGLLIRTAKHVWTTLWQTMMGQMAPSSKGGDYQRPESEFRQRVEPEGAYPPEANRYQLIVGMGCPWAHRTLVTRALKGLEEAISVLPVVPSPDEGCWVFEMPFRGCRTLPELYRQTQPGYKGRATVPVLWDRQTATIVNNESAEIIVILNEAFNEWAGQPEVDLYPDSLRSEIDTWNDRTYQAVNNGVYRCGFAQSQAAYDRAVTELFDALDAIDQSLAQNAYLCGDRVTLADVRLFTTLFRFDVVYYSLFKCNRRRIQDYTHLGPYLRRLYQLPGVAATCDIEAVKRDYYGNLFPLNPGGIIPSGPDLEYLKAPVEVVVDR, encoded by the coding sequence ATGGCTGGTCTGCCGCCGGGTTTGCTGATTCGCACCGCTAAGCACGTTTGGACGACGCTGTGGCAAACCATGATGGGTCAGATGGCCCCCAGCAGCAAGGGCGGCGACTACCAGCGACCCGAGAGTGAGTTTCGACAGCGGGTTGAGCCGGAAGGGGCGTATCCGCCAGAGGCAAATCGCTACCAGCTGATTGTAGGCATGGGCTGTCCGTGGGCGCACCGGACTTTGGTGACGCGGGCTTTGAAGGGATTGGAAGAAGCCATTTCAGTTCTCCCTGTAGTCCCTTCGCCCGACGAGGGCTGCTGGGTGTTTGAAATGCCCTTTCGTGGCTGCCGCACGCTGCCAGAACTGTATCGCCAGACCCAGCCAGGGTATAAGGGGCGAGCCACGGTGCCAGTGCTGTGGGACAGGCAGACGGCTACCATCGTCAACAATGAGAGCGCTGAGATCATCGTGATCTTGAACGAAGCTTTTAACGAATGGGCAGGTCAGCCAGAGGTTGACCTTTATCCAGACTCTCTGAGATCTGAGATTGATACCTGGAACGATCGCACCTACCAGGCCGTGAACAATGGTGTCTACCGCTGCGGCTTTGCCCAGAGCCAGGCGGCCTACGATCGCGCCGTCACCGAGCTATTTGATGCCCTAGATGCGATTGACCAGTCGTTGGCCCAGAACGCTTATCTCTGTGGCGATCGGGTGACGCTGGCCGATGTGCGGCTGTTTACCACGCTGTTTCGCTTTGATGTGGTCTACTACAGCTTGTTTAAGTGCAACCGCCGCCGCATTCAAGACTATACCCACCTCGGCCCCTACCTGCGACGGCTGTACCAACTGCCGGGGGTGGCGGCGACCTGCGATATTGAGGCGGTCAAGCGCGACTACTACGGCAACCTGTTTCCGCTCAATCCAGGTGGCATCATTCCCTCAGGACCAGATTTAGAGTATCTAAAAGCTCCGGTTGAGGTGGTGGTCGATCGGTAG
- a CDS encoding isoaspartyl peptidase/L-asparaginase, whose protein sequence is MTQALPKVIIHGGAGSAHGHKERLVALREDLHSIVKQVYSKAEAGASARDCVVMGCRLMEDSPHFNAGYGSVLQSDGQVRMSAGLMDGSAQRFSGIINVSRVRHPIDLAAYLQPAPDRVLSDFGAAELAREMALVPFDPITDLRLQEWIRARANNFQSPMAGVVAETVDAPEDVESRRGTIGVVVLDMDGHLAAGTSTGGKGLERLGRVSDSATVAGNYANAFAAVSCTGIGEDIMDECLAARIVVRVSDGMDILAAFEKSFGEATEHGRDFGAIALSYQGQIAWGKTSDVLLAAYHTGDVVGDTLELDSGTLTGVV, encoded by the coding sequence ATGACGCAGGCGTTACCCAAAGTCATTATCCACGGCGGAGCCGGTAGTGCCCATGGCCACAAAGAGCGGTTGGTGGCGCTGCGAGAAGACTTGCACAGCATTGTCAAGCAGGTCTACAGCAAAGCCGAAGCCGGGGCCAGCGCCCGCGATTGCGTGGTGATGGGTTGCCGACTGATGGAAGATTCGCCCCATTTCAATGCGGGCTATGGGTCGGTGCTGCAATCGGATGGCCAGGTGCGCATGAGTGCGGGCCTGATGGATGGCAGCGCCCAACGGTTTAGCGGCATTATCAACGTGTCGCGGGTGCGGCACCCGATCGATCTGGCGGCCTACCTGCAACCCGCTCCCGATCGCGTGCTGTCTGATTTTGGCGCAGCTGAGCTAGCCCGAGAGATGGCCCTAGTCCCCTTTGACCCGATCACCGATCTGCGTCTGCAAGAGTGGATACGGGCGCGGGCCAACAACTTTCAAAGCCCGATGGCGGGGGTGGTGGCAGAAACCGTAGATGCCCCCGAGGACGTTGAAAGTCGGCGCGGCACCATTGGGGTCGTGGTGCTAGATATGGATGGTCATTTGGCGGCGGGCACCTCGACCGGGGGCAAGGGGCTAGAGCGCCTGGGCCGGGTGAGCGACTCGGCTACCGTGGCGGGCAACTATGCCAATGCCTTTGCGGCGGTGAGCTGTACGGGCATTGGCGAAGACATTATGGACGAATGTTTGGCGGCCCGCATTGTGGTGCGGGTAAGCGACGGCATGGATATTTTGGCGGCCTTTGAAAAGTCTTTTGGGGAGGCGACTGAGCATGGACGAGATTTTGGTGCGATCGCCCTCAGCTACCAGGGCCAAATTGCCTGGGGCAAAACCAGCGATGTGCTGCTAGCGGCCTACCATACGGGCGATGTGGTGGGTGATACCCTAGAGCTAGACTCAGGCACGTTAACCGGAGTGGTGTAA
- a CDS encoding DUF2256 domain-containing protein: MAKQRAKADLPTKVCPVCQRPFTWRKKWAGCWDEVKYCSDRCRRRR; encoded by the coding sequence GTGGCAAAGCAGCGGGCGAAAGCCGATTTGCCCACTAAGGTGTGCCCGGTGTGCCAACGCCCGTTTACCTGGCGCAAAAAGTGGGCCGGCTGCTGGGATGAGGTGAAATATTGCAGCGATCGCTGCCGCCGCCGTCGCTAG
- a CDS encoding GUN4 N-terminal ARM-like repeat domain-containing protein, whose amino-acid sequence MVSDGDTLVDLRNRLQGDSLKKQLSAVHELLALGQEGIDLLTTTLVERKDQPPTVLDGKIFQVLYATEQEDLRGMLTEHWPQGRLEMPSEQAIDYTLLQDLLVRQEFEEADRVTLAKLCELAGPTATKRKWVYFTEVEQFPVVDLQTIDRLWLVYSEGKFGFSVQRRVWLSLSQNWDKFWPRIGWKDDNIWTRYPGGFIWDLSAPDGHLPLSNQLRGVRMMSSLLTHPAWHDEV is encoded by the coding sequence ATGGTTTCGGACGGCGACACATTGGTGGATTTGCGCAATCGATTGCAGGGCGATTCGCTGAAGAAGCAGCTCTCGGCGGTGCACGAGCTGTTGGCCCTGGGGCAAGAGGGGATTGATCTGTTGACCACAACTCTGGTGGAGCGAAAAGATCAGCCACCGACCGTTCTGGACGGCAAGATTTTTCAGGTGCTCTACGCCACGGAGCAGGAAGATTTGCGGGGCATGCTGACGGAGCACTGGCCCCAGGGGCGGCTGGAGATGCCCTCTGAACAGGCGATTGACTATACTCTGCTGCAAGACTTATTGGTTCGGCAAGAGTTTGAAGAGGCCGATCGGGTAACACTAGCCAAGTTGTGTGAGCTGGCAGGGCCAACGGCGACAAAGCGGAAGTGGGTGTACTTCACCGAAGTGGAGCAGTTTCCCGTTGTCGATTTACAGACCATCGATCGGCTGTGGCTGGTCTACTCTGAGGGCAAGTTTGGCTTTTCGGTGCAGCGGCGAGTCTGGCTCAGCCTGAGCCAAAACTGGGACAAGTTCTGGCCTCGCATCGGCTGGAAAGATGACAACATTTGGACGCGCTACCCCGGTGGCTTTATCTGGGATTTGAGCGCCCCCGATGGCCATCTGCCCCTGTCGAACCAGCTGCGCGGCGTGCGGATGATGTCGTCGCTGCTGACCCACCCAGCGTGGCACGACGAGGTATAG
- a CDS encoding response regulator transcription factor: MKTVLIVDDDPVMQLALTRRLQDQGFEVLNATSGEEALSLLTTQPADVVVSDVMMPGMSGFEFCHQLRSSPEGEMVPFIFLSSLGELTNRVQGHLMGADDYLVKPFSAQELIAKVKGAIARSQRLHSVLERMAEQTAAQPAPLPLTPAEERVFWEVVQGFTNKQIGEHLFLSPRTVQTHLSNMLTKLNLENRSQIVRFAFEHGYRIPEESGKG; the protein is encoded by the coding sequence ATGAAAACTGTTCTAATCGTCGACGATGACCCGGTTATGCAACTGGCCCTGACCCGGCGGCTACAAGATCAGGGCTTTGAGGTGCTCAATGCCACCTCGGGTGAGGAAGCACTGTCACTGTTGACGACCCAGCCTGCCGATGTGGTGGTGTCAGACGTCATGATGCCAGGCATGAGTGGGTTTGAATTTTGCCACCAGCTGCGCTCTAGCCCTGAGGGTGAAATGGTGCCCTTCATCTTTCTCTCTAGCCTAGGAGAGCTGACCAACCGAGTACAGGGGCACCTGATGGGTGCTGACGACTACCTGGTTAAGCCCTTCTCGGCCCAAGAGCTAATTGCCAAAGTGAAAGGGGCGATCGCGCGATCGCAGCGGCTCCACAGCGTCCTAGAGCGCATGGCCGAACAAACTGCTGCCCAGCCGGCCCCCCTACCCCTCACCCCAGCGGAAGAGCGCGTCTTTTGGGAGGTTGTCCAAGGGTTTACCAACAAACAAATTGGTGAACACCTCTTTCTCAGCCCTCGCACGGTGCAAACCCATCTCAGCAATATGTTGACCAAGCTCAATCTAGAGAACCGCTCTCAGATTGTGCGCTTTGCCTTTGAGCATGGGTATCGAATACCAGAAGAGTCGGGGAAAGGGTAG
- a CDS encoding NADP-dependent isocitrate dehydrogenase: MYERITPPTVGERITFKDGEPVVPDTPIIPYIRGDGTGVDIWPAAQRVFDAAVAAAYGGKREIVWFRVYAGDEACEQYGTYQYLPDDTLKAIEEFGVAIKGPLTTPVGGGIRSLNVALRQINDLYACVRPCKYYAGTPSPHRSPEKLDVIIYRENTEDIYLGIEWKQGDPICDQLIKYLNTELIPATPEHGKKQIPLDAGIGIKPISKTGSQRLVRRAMKHALRLPKEKQQVTLVHKGNIMKYTEGAFRDWGYELATSEFRADCVTERESWILGNKEANPDLSTEDNARQIEPGYDALTPEKKAAICAEVEGILAAIWDTHGNGQWKDKVMVNDRIADSIFQQIQTRPDEYSILATMNLNGDYLSDAAAAIVGGLGMGPGANIGDTCAIFEATHGTAPKHAGLDRINPGSVILSGVMMLEYMGWQEAADLIKKGMGAAIAAREVTYDLARLMEPPVSPPLKCSEFAEAIVKHFGA; the protein is encoded by the coding sequence ATGTATGAACGGATCACTCCCCCGACGGTAGGCGAACGTATCACCTTTAAAGATGGCGAACCTGTCGTACCAGACACGCCTATCATTCCCTACATCCGAGGTGATGGAACGGGGGTAGACATTTGGCCTGCGGCCCAGCGGGTGTTCGATGCGGCAGTAGCCGCCGCCTACGGCGGCAAGCGTGAGATTGTCTGGTTTCGGGTCTATGCGGGCGACGAAGCCTGTGAGCAGTACGGCACCTACCAGTATCTGCCCGACGACACCCTCAAGGCGATCGAAGAATTTGGTGTGGCGATCAAGGGGCCGCTCACGACCCCCGTGGGCGGCGGCATTCGCTCCCTCAATGTGGCCCTGCGGCAGATCAACGACCTCTACGCCTGCGTGCGCCCTTGTAAGTACTACGCGGGCACCCCGTCGCCCCACCGCAGCCCCGAAAAGCTTGACGTCATTATCTATAGAGAAAACACCGAAGACATCTACCTGGGCATCGAGTGGAAGCAGGGTGACCCCATCTGCGACCAGCTGATCAAATACCTCAACACCGAGCTGATCCCGGCTACCCCCGAGCACGGCAAAAAGCAGATTCCCCTCGACGCGGGCATTGGCATTAAGCCGATCAGCAAAACTGGCAGCCAGCGCCTGGTGCGCCGGGCCATGAAGCATGCCCTACGTCTGCCCAAAGAGAAGCAGCAGGTCACCCTGGTGCACAAGGGCAACATCATGAAATACACCGAGGGGGCCTTCCGCGACTGGGGTTACGAACTGGCCACCAGCGAATTTCGGGCCGACTGCGTCACCGAGCGTGAGTCGTGGATTTTGGGCAACAAAGAAGCCAACCCCGATCTGTCTACCGAAGACAACGCCCGCCAGATCGAGCCAGGCTACGACGCCCTGACGCCGGAGAAAAAAGCCGCCATTTGTGCCGAAGTCGAGGGCATTCTCGCCGCTATCTGGGATACCCACGGTAACGGTCAGTGGAAGGACAAGGTGATGGTGAACGATCGCATCGCCGACAGTATCTTCCAGCAGATCCAGACCCGGCCCGACGAGTACTCCATTCTCGCCACCATGAACCTGAATGGCGACTATTTGTCAGATGCGGCAGCCGCGATCGTCGGTGGCCTGGGCATGGGGCCAGGGGCCAACATCGGCGATACCTGTGCCATCTTTGAGGCCACCCACGGCACCGCCCCCAAGCACGCCGGCCTCGATCGCATCAACCCTGGCTCGGTGATTCTCTCCGGCGTGATGATGCTGGAGTACATGGGCTGGCAGGAGGCGGCAGATTTGATCAAAAAGGGCATGGGGGCAGCGATCGCCGCCCGCGAAGTCACCTACGACCTGGCCCGCCTGATGGAGCCCCCGGTCAGCCCGCCGCTGAAGTGCTCAGAGTTTGCCGAGGCGATCGTCAAGCATTTCGGCGCATAA
- a CDS encoding NAD-dependent epimerase, with protein MAILITGVAGFIGFSLASRLLSEGYPVYGIDNLNAYYDITLKHDRLRLLTAYPTFTFEKLDIYDRPSIDTLFQRCAFDYVIHLAAQAGVRYSLENPHTYGDSNLSGFLNILEACRHYPVQHLVFASSSSVYGSNRKVPFSTRDSVDYPVSLYAATKKANELMAHAYSHLYQIPTTGLRFFTVYGPWGRPDMAYFKFVQAICENRPIDVYNHGQMKRDFTYIDDVVEGIVRVMHRPPNGCDQPETTASQARYKIYNLGNHQPVALLRFIEVIEAALGQKAVLELKPMQPGDVLETYADTTDLAKDVGFSPDTPLEVGIAKFVAWYKDYYLNA; from the coding sequence ATGGCAATCTTGATTACAGGCGTAGCCGGGTTCATCGGCTTTTCTCTGGCCTCTCGACTTTTGAGCGAAGGCTATCCGGTTTACGGCATTGACAACCTCAATGCCTACTACGACATCACCCTCAAACACGATCGCCTCCGCTTACTGACAGCCTATCCCACCTTCACCTTTGAAAAATTAGATATCTACGACCGACCTAGCATCGACACACTCTTTCAACGTTGTGCCTTCGACTACGTAATTCATCTGGCTGCCCAGGCAGGAGTGCGCTATTCCCTAGAAAATCCTCATACCTATGGGGACAGCAACCTGTCAGGATTCCTCAACATTTTAGAAGCCTGTCGCCACTACCCGGTTCAGCACCTGGTGTTTGCCTCCTCTAGCTCGGTCTATGGCTCTAACCGCAAAGTGCCCTTCTCTACCCGTGACTCGGTAGATTATCCGGTTTCCCTCTATGCCGCGACCAAAAAAGCCAATGAACTCATGGCCCATGCTTACAGCCACCTCTATCAGATTCCCACCACAGGGCTGCGCTTTTTTACGGTCTACGGCCCCTGGGGCAGGCCCGATATGGCCTATTTCAAGTTTGTGCAAGCGATCTGCGAAAATCGCCCCATTGATGTCTATAACCACGGTCAAATGAAGCGCGACTTCACCTACATTGACGATGTAGTAGAAGGCATCGTGCGAGTGATGCACCGGCCCCCCAACGGCTGCGATCAGCCCGAAACTACCGCCAGCCAGGCCCGCTACAAAATCTATAACCTGGGTAATCATCAACCGGTAGCGTTGTTGCGGTTCATCGAGGTGATCGAGGCAGCCTTGGGGCAGAAGGCCGTTCTAGAGCTCAAGCCCATGCAGCCCGGCGATGTGCTAGAAACCTACGCTGACACCACCGATCTAGCCAAGGATGTGGGCTTTTCTCCCGATACCCCCTTGGAGGTGGGTATTGCCAAGTTTGTGGCTTGGTATAAAGACTATTACCTCAACGCATAA
- the rpsB gene encoding 30S ribosomal protein S2, translating into MPVITLPELLESGVHFGHQTRRWNPKMDQYIFTSRNGVHIIDLVQTAQLMEEAYKFVRTAAEQGQKFLFIGTKRQAAGIVAQESSRCGSHYVNQRWLGGMLTNWETIKSRANRLKELERMEELGAIDLRPKKEAAVLRRELEKLQKYLGGIKTMRKVPDVAIIVDIKREYNAVSECQKLGIPIISLLDTNCDPDVVDVPIPGNDDAIRSIKLILGKLADAIYEGSHGGQASGDDDYDDYDGGEDDEYGYDAPAADSDD; encoded by the coding sequence ATGCCCGTTATTACTCTACCCGAGCTACTTGAGTCTGGGGTTCACTTCGGCCACCAGACCCGTCGCTGGAACCCGAAGATGGATCAATACATCTTCACCTCTCGCAACGGCGTTCACATCATTGACCTGGTGCAAACCGCCCAGTTGATGGAAGAAGCTTACAAATTTGTCCGCACCGCCGCCGAACAGGGGCAAAAGTTTCTGTTTATTGGTACCAAGCGCCAGGCTGCTGGCATTGTGGCCCAAGAGTCTAGCCGCTGCGGCTCTCACTATGTCAACCAGCGCTGGCTGGGCGGCATGCTCACCAACTGGGAGACGATCAAGTCGCGGGCTAACCGTCTCAAAGAGCTAGAGCGGATGGAAGAGCTAGGGGCCATTGACCTACGCCCCAAAAAAGAAGCCGCTGTGCTGCGCCGCGAGCTAGAGAAGCTGCAAAAATACCTGGGCGGCATCAAGACCATGCGCAAGGTGCCTGACGTCGCCATCATCGTTGACATCAAGCGGGAATACAACGCCGTGTCTGAGTGCCAAAAGCTCGGCATTCCAATTATTTCTCTGCTAGACACCAACTGCGACCCCGATGTTGTCGATGTGCCTATTCCGGGTAACGACGACGCCATTCGCTCCATTAAGCTAATTCTTGGCAAGCTAGCCGACGCCATCTACGAAGGGTCTCACGGTGGCCAAGCCTCCGGCGATGACGACTACGATGACTACGACGGCGGCGAAGATGACGAGTACGGCTACGACGCCCCCGCCGCTGACAGCGACGACTAG
- the tsf gene encoding translation elongation factor Ts has protein sequence MADISAKLVKDLRDKTGAGMMDCKKALKENEGSVEKAIEWLRQKGIASASKKEGRVAAEGIIGSYIHTGDRVGVLVEVNCETDFVARRDEFKALVRDVAMQIVACPNVEYVRVSDIPAEVAEKEKSIEMGRDDIANKPAAMQEKIVEGRIQKRLKELSLMDQPFIKDQNISVEELIKQAISKLGENIQVRRFSRFVLGEGIEKEETNFADEVAAQTGQKKAQPEATVAEAAPEPTPEPAPEPTAKKAKKKK, from the coding sequence ATGGCAGATATTTCTGCAAAGCTTGTCAAAGACCTGCGCGACAAAACCGGCGCAGGCATGATGGACTGCAAAAAAGCCCTGAAAGAGAACGAGGGCAGCGTTGAAAAAGCCATTGAGTGGCTTCGCCAAAAAGGCATTGCTTCGGCTTCTAAGAAAGAAGGCCGGGTGGCTGCTGAGGGTATTATTGGCAGCTACATTCACACTGGCGATCGCGTCGGTGTGCTGGTAGAGGTCAACTGTGAAACCGACTTCGTCGCCCGCCGCGACGAATTTAAGGCCTTGGTGCGCGATGTAGCCATGCAGATCGTGGCCTGCCCCAACGTGGAATATGTGCGGGTCAGCGATATCCCTGCCGAAGTGGCCGAGAAGGAAAAATCTATCGAGATGGGCCGCGATGACATCGCCAATAAGCCCGCCGCCATGCAGGAGAAAATTGTTGAGGGACGCATTCAGAAGCGCCTGAAAGAGCTTTCTCTGATGGATCAGCCCTTCATCAAAGACCAAAATATTTCGGTAGAAGAGCTAATCAAACAGGCTATTTCCAAACTGGGTGAAAACATTCAGGTCCGCCGCTTTTCCCGGTTTGTGCTGGGTGAGGGCATTGAAAAAGAAGAAACCAACTTCGCCGACGAAGTAGCGGCCCAGACGGGGCAGAAGAAAGCTCAGCCTGAAGCAACAGTGGCCGAGGCTGCCCCCGAACCCACGCCCGAACCTGCTCCCGAGCCTACTGCAAAGAAGGCTAAGAAAAAGAAGTAG